One stretch of Acidobacteriota bacterium DNA includes these proteins:
- a CDS encoding TetR/AcrR family transcriptional regulator, giving the protein MRYAKGHREATRKKILAAASRMFREHGYDGVGVDAIMAEVGLTAGGFYSHFDSKEALFAESLVAAFDQRSHQLKTQVQVADDSNILTNLIYGYLSRTHRDMTGEGCVFPSLTADVVRGSQTTRKHYEKRLKQFQSTIGKYLAKSDTLTNEKAIAILVQLIGGVMLARAVDDEKFSNDILKACRQAALNIANDEQTTVRK; this is encoded by the coding sequence ATGCGTTATGCCAAGGGACATCGCGAAGCGACTCGTAAAAAGATATTGGCGGCTGCCAGTCGAATGTTTCGCGAGCACGGCTATGATGGGGTTGGAGTCGATGCCATTATGGCAGAGGTCGGATTAACCGCCGGTGGGTTTTACAGTCACTTCGATTCCAAAGAAGCGCTGTTTGCCGAATCACTGGTCGCGGCATTTGACCAGCGCAGCCATCAACTGAAAACTCAGGTTCAGGTTGCCGATGATTCCAATATTTTAACTAACCTCATTTACGGCTACCTGAGTCGAACCCACAGAGATATGACCGGCGAAGGTTGTGTATTTCCTTCTTTAACCGCCGATGTTGTGCGGGGCAGCCAAACGACCCGCAAGCATTACGAAAAACGGTTAAAACAATTTCAATCGACAATAGGCAAATATCTGGCGAAATCCGACACCTTAACCAATGAAAAAGCGATTGCGATTCTGGTTCAGTTAATCGGCGGGGTCATGCTGGCTCGCGCCGTCGATGATGAAAAATTCTCTAACGACATTTTAAAAGCCTGTCGCCAGGCGGCATTAAATATCGCTAACGACGAACAAACTACGGTCAGGAAGTAA
- a CDS encoding cytochrome P450, producing MATYERIPQPPKTFLLGNALALSASTPVQDLMKIARELGTIFRLDIRSRVTVIVSGYDLVNEICDEKRFDKSIRGALGLVRRFSGDGLFTAKTSEPNWSKAHNILLPNFSHKAMQSYHPMMLDIAEQLVLKWERLNPEEEIDVVRDMTGLTVDTIGLSGFNFRFNSFYHDKEHPFVCSMAQALGITMDELRDVPMENLMRKSRDRQLQNDVRTMNETVDHIIKDRKASGEDLTAKADLLSYMLTGVDRKTGERLDDLNIRYQVITFLIAGHETTSGLLSFAIYALLKHPEILEKAYEEVDRVLGGNLSRKPTFAEVNGLQYISQILKETLRLWPTAPAFSLYPYEDTVIGGKYKVKHRHTLSVLLPMLHRDKSIWGENAEQFNPDNFSPENEMKRPANAYKPFGNGQRACIGRQFAMQEATLVLGMILQRFKLIDHTRYQLKIKETLTMKPDGFKIKARHRTPEERKMVERDAIEISRSEITSETAVRRQHDTPLLVLFGSNMGTAEELARQMAQDGEDNGFAVKVAPLDDYVERLPKEGLVVITSASYNGLPPDNAAQFCEWLKNPELKNDALAGVTYVVFGCGNRDWASTFQAIPRFIDERLSRLGARRLIEHGEGDMKDDFDGQFRKWYQPARVAVAKEFNIAPMTDEGAKQLFRLEVVPAEQMSPFVDSFNASPMTVLVNRELHCKNGAQASERSTRHLELRLAESVSYKAGDHLGVIPHNSRQIVERVASRFGFTKDGFIRLRRNTNRKTFLPVDQSISVYRVLSDYVELQEVATRSQIKQLVEYNECPPEKIKLAALIGDDEVSAARYREDILQKRKSVIDLLEAFPACNLPFEIYLEMLSPLRPRYYSISSSPLVNPTACSITVAVIEGEARSGQGKFFGVCSNYLSNQHEGNVIYAFVKDTQSAFRLPVDPTTPIIMVGPGTGFAPFRGFLQERAALKTQGIAIGASLLFFGCRHPEQDFIYAEELQSFVASGVTNLSTAFSRLESQKKCYVQDEIYRQRDEVWELISRGAVIYVCGDASRMAPDVQNTFAAIYAEKTGENLQSAIRWVAELTSQNRYLVDVWAAS from the coding sequence ACTCGGCACCATCTTTCGCCTGGATATTCGCAGTCGCGTGACCGTCATCGTTTCGGGTTACGACCTGGTCAATGAAATTTGCGATGAAAAACGTTTCGATAAAAGTATTCGCGGGGCGCTCGGTCTGGTGCGACGCTTCAGCGGTGACGGATTATTTACCGCCAAAACCTCGGAACCCAACTGGTCAAAAGCTCATAATATTCTGCTTCCCAATTTCAGCCATAAAGCCATGCAGAGTTATCACCCGATGATGCTCGATATTGCCGAACAACTGGTGTTGAAATGGGAACGCCTCAACCCCGAAGAAGAGATAGATGTGGTTCGCGATATGACCGGACTGACCGTAGATACCATTGGCTTGAGCGGTTTTAATTTCCGCTTCAATTCTTTCTATCACGATAAAGAGCATCCGTTTGTCTGTTCGATGGCGCAGGCACTGGGCATCACAATGGACGAGTTGCGCGATGTGCCAATGGAAAATCTCATGCGCAAGAGTCGCGACCGCCAGTTGCAAAACGATGTTCGCACCATGAATGAAACGGTTGACCACATCATCAAAGACCGCAAAGCAAGCGGCGAAGATTTAACTGCCAAAGCAGATTTATTGAGCTACATGCTCACCGGCGTTGACCGAAAAACCGGCGAACGATTAGACGACCTGAACATTCGTTATCAGGTCATCACCTTTTTAATTGCCGGACATGAAACCACCAGCGGCTTGTTATCGTTTGCGATTTACGCGCTGCTCAAGCATCCCGAAATATTAGAGAAAGCGTATGAAGAGGTTGACCGGGTGTTGGGCGGCAACCTTTCGCGAAAACCAACCTTCGCGGAGGTCAACGGGCTGCAATACATTTCACAAATTTTAAAAGAGACGCTCAGGTTATGGCCCACGGCTCCGGCGTTCTCGCTCTACCCTTACGAAGACACGGTGATTGGCGGCAAATACAAAGTTAAACACCGTCACACGCTTTCGGTGCTGCTTCCCATGCTGCATCGCGATAAAAGCATCTGGGGCGAAAATGCTGAACAATTCAACCCGGATAATTTCTCGCCTGAAAATGAAATGAAACGTCCAGCCAATGCTTATAAACCTTTCGGCAACGGGCAGCGCGCCTGCATCGGCAGACAGTTCGCCATGCAGGAAGCCACCCTCGTACTCGGAATGATTTTGCAACGCTTCAAATTGATTGACCACACCCGCTATCAGTTAAAAATTAAAGAGACCCTGACGATGAAACCCGACGGTTTCAAAATTAAAGCGCGGCACAGAACGCCCGAAGAACGCAAAATGGTTGAGCGTGATGCCATTGAAATCAGCAGAAGCGAAATAACATCGGAAACCGCTGTGCGACGCCAGCATGATACGCCGCTTCTCGTCCTCTTTGGTTCAAACATGGGAACCGCCGAAGAGCTTGCGCGGCAGATGGCGCAGGATGGCGAAGACAATGGTTTCGCCGTCAAGGTTGCGCCGCTTGATGATTATGTCGAACGTTTACCGAAAGAAGGTTTAGTAGTCATCACCTCCGCTTCATATAACGGTTTGCCGCCGGATAATGCCGCGCAATTTTGCGAATGGTTGAAAAATCCTGAGCTAAAAAATGATGCACTGGCGGGCGTCACCTATGTGGTATTCGGCTGTGGCAATCGCGATTGGGCATCCACCTTTCAGGCAATTCCGCGATTCATCGATGAACGATTATCGAGGCTCGGCGCCAGACGACTCATTGAACACGGCGAAGGCGATATGAAAGATGATTTCGACGGGCAATTCCGAAAATGGTATCAACCCGCCAGAGTTGCAGTCGCCAAAGAATTCAATATTGCGCCGATGACTGACGAAGGCGCAAAACAACTGTTCAGGCTTGAAGTCGTGCCTGCCGAACAGATGTCGCCGTTTGTCGATTCCTTCAACGCCTCGCCGATGACAGTGCTGGTTAATCGCGAATTGCATTGCAAGAACGGCGCGCAGGCTTCGGAACGTTCAACCCGCCACCTTGAATTACGATTGGCGGAATCGGTTTCTTATAAAGCAGGCGACCACCTCGGCGTCATTCCGCATAACAGCCGTCAGATTGTTGAACGTGTGGCATCGCGTTTCGGGTTTACCAAAGATGGGTTTATTCGTTTGCGGCGCAATACCAATCGCAAAACTTTTTTACCGGTCGACCAATCCATTTCGGTTTATCGTGTGTTGAGCGATTATGTTGAATTGCAGGAGGTCGCGACCCGCTCACAAATCAAACAGCTTGTCGAGTACAACGAGTGTCCGCCTGAAAAAATCAAACTCGCGGCGCTGATTGGCGATGACGAAGTGAGCGCCGCGAGGTATCGTGAAGACATTTTGCAAAAACGCAAATCCGTCATTGACCTGCTTGAAGCTTTTCCGGCTTGCAATTTGCCTTTTGAAATTTACCTTGAGATGTTATCGCCGCTCAGACCGCGATATTATTCGATTTCATCATCACCATTGGTGAATCCGACAGCCTGTAGCATAACGGTTGCAGTTATCGAAGGTGAAGCGCGTTCCGGGCAGGGAAAATTTTTCGGCGTTTGCTCCAATTATTTAAGCAATCAACATGAAGGCAACGTGATTTATGCCTTCGTCAAAGATACCCAATCGGCATTTCGTTTGCCGGTTGATCCAACCACACCGATTATCATGGTTGGTCCGGGAACCGGGTTTGCGCCATTTCGCGGTTTCCTGCAAGAGCGCGCGGCATTGAAGACACAAGGAATCGCCATCGGCGCATCACTGTTATTTTTTGGTTGTCGTCACCCGGAACAGGATTTTATTTACGCCGAGGAATTGCAGAGCTTTGTTGCAAGCGGCGTCACCAATTTATCAACCGCTTTTTCGCGCCTTGAGTCTCAGAAAAAATGTTATGTGCAGGATGAAATTTACCGGCAGCGCGATGAAGTCTGGGAACTGATTTCACGCGGCGCAGTGATTTACGTTTGCGGCGATGCAAGCCGCATGGCACCCGATGTGCAAAATACTTTCGCGGCAATTTATGCGGAAAAGACCGGTGAAAATCTGCAATCCGCCATTCGTTGGGTCGCTGAATTGACCAGTCAGAATCGCTATCTGGTTGATGTCTGGGCAGCCAGCTAA